In a single window of the Thunnus thynnus chromosome 9, fThuThy2.1, whole genome shotgun sequence genome:
- the ugl gene encoding malate synthase-like — translation MSGPVSMELSPPPSGLEAEYETLFTTDSLLFLHELISTFDEEVDQVLRLRVSRKAHLDLSGDLPSFQENTTHIRRDPTWRVLPVPPKLQRRHVDIGDLAPCDTQRFIKALQSPAQGIQVDFDDGNCPTYYNQIKGIHNVFKAVYNQFPNVPHISQAPVLMLRPRAWNMVEHNMMVEGKEAPGPLFDFGLLMFHCGKTLFENKSGPFFYLSKVESFMEARLWNNIFVWTQQKLGLPLGSIKATVLIENVLAAFEMEEILYELRDHSAGLNCGIWDYSASFVNKFGHRRAFLLPDRSKYVNMEKRFLRSYMDLLVQTCHQRGALATGGMAALLLPQDPNSDPYRTVLATVTRLKLLEIKAGVDGFMVYDLNLIEPMQKLFQLHTDGDNQLHQLRNDVTVTPDDLLSMPAGGVTLYGLKYNIAVGVLFINAWLSGKGHFFYRGQVEDSATAEISRSQVWQWIRHQTQLEDDSRVVSRQLVTDLTKEVMMELSALWHSVRAKQRLHTAADMFLEVVLKRDFPEFITTYLNQDHTFLSSQSTGQEEDLNTNTHRAKL, via the exons ATGTCT GGTCCAGTCAGCATGGAGTTGTCCCCCCCTCCCTCAGGCCTGGAAGCAGAGTATGAGACACTTTTCACCACTgactccctcctcttcctccatgaGCTGATCTCCACATTTGATGAGGAGGTGGATCAG GTCCTGCGGTTGCGAGTGTCCAGAAAGGCCCACTTGGACCTTTCAGGTGACCTGCCAAGCTTCCAGGAAAACACTACCCATATCAGGAGAGATCCAACCTGGAGGGTGCTCCCCGTCCCCCCGAAGCTCCAGAGGAGACATGTGGATATTGGGGATCTGGCTCCCTGTGATACCCAGCGCTTCATTAAAGCTCTCCAGTCACCAGCACAAGGCATACAG gttGACTTCGATGATGGGAACTGTCCTACATACTACAACCAGATCAAAGGCATTCATAATGTTTTTAAGGCGGTGTACAACCAGTTCCCCA ATGTTCCACACATATCTCAGGCTCCAGTGCTGATGCTTCGTCCCCGTGCCTGGAACATGGTGGAGCACAACATGATG GTGGAGGGGAAGGAGGCTCCTGGTCCTCTGTTTGACTTTGGACTCCTCATGTTTCACTGTGGAAAGACACTGTTTGAAAACAAGAGTGGACCCTTTTTCTACCTGTcaaaa GTGGAGAGCTTTATGGAGGCCAGATTATGGAACAACATATTTGTCTGGACACAACAGAAG cTGGGCCTTCCTCTGGGCAGCATCAAGGCAACGGTGctaattgaaaatgtattagCAGCGTTTGAGATGGAGGAGATTCTCTATGAGCTGCGAGACCATTCAGCAGGACTCAACTGTGGCATCTGGGATTATTCAGCCTCCTTTGTCAATAAGTTTG GTCACCGACGTGCCTTCTTGCTGCCTGACCGCAGTAAATATGTCAACATGGAGAAGCGTTTTCTGCGCAGTTACATGGACCTGTTGGTTCAGACATGTCATCAGCGGGGAGCGCTGGCCACAGGAGGCATGGCTGCCCTGCTGCTGCCTCAGGACCCAAACAGTGACCCCTACAGGACAGTGTTGGCTACTGTCACCAG ACTGAAGTTGCTGGAGATCAAGGCAGGTGTGGATGGTTTCATGGTGTATGACCTGAACTTGATTGAGCCCATGCAGAAA CTCTTTCAGCTCCACACTGATGGTGATAACCAGCTCCACCAGCTTCGAAATGATGTCACTGTGACCCCTGATGACCTGCTGTCCATGCCTGCG GGAGGAGTCACCCTTTATGGTTTGAAGTATAACATTGCAGTCGGTGTCCTCTTTATTAATGCTTGGCTATCAG GTAAAGGTCACTTTTTCTACAGAGGCCAGGTGGAAGATTCAGCCACTGCAGAGATTTCCAGATCACAG gtgtggcAGTGGATCCGTCATCAGACTCAGTTGGAGGACGACAGCAGGGTGGTGAGCAGGCAGCTGGTGACTGACCTCACTAAGGAGGTCATGATGGAGCTCAGCGCTCTCTGGCACTCTGTTAG ggCTAAACAGAGGCTACACACAGCAGCGGACATGTTCCTGGAGGTGGTCCTGAAGAGAGATTTCCCAGAGTTCATCACCACCTACTTGAATCAGGACCACACCTTCCTCAGCTCCCAAAGCACCGGACAGGAGGAGgatctgaacacaaacacacaccgagCCAAACTGTGA